One genomic window of Methanosarcina acetivorans C2A includes the following:
- a CDS encoding EamA family transporter has product MQKRAYLLIAAGAVLWGTIGIFVRGFYGFGFSPLQVVTLRVLSAAVLMLVYLLFTRPELLKIRIRDSLYFVGTGIFSLAFFNLCYFTTIRETSIAIAVTLLYTAPAFVAVLSRVFFGENLGVKKLFSLGLTLVGCAFVAGYLPGIGDSLTLSWSGLLTGLGAGFGYALYSIFGKAALEKYHTMTIAAYTFIFASLALLPLGNFENSAGAFSIGAFWVYLAGLGFFPTVLAYLLYTKGLEEVESSRASIVATIEPVVGTLAGFFIFREILTGWQVAGVLLVLVAVVMVQERK; this is encoded by the coding sequence ATGCAAAAACGGGCATATTTATTGATTGCTGCAGGGGCTGTCCTGTGGGGTACGATTGGTATTTTTGTTCGAGGCTTTTATGGTTTCGGATTTTCCCCGCTTCAGGTTGTGACTCTCAGGGTTTTATCAGCGGCTGTTCTAATGCTTGTGTATCTTCTTTTTACCAGGCCGGAACTACTGAAAATAAGGATTAGGGATTCCCTTTATTTTGTGGGGACAGGCATCTTCAGCCTTGCTTTCTTTAACCTCTGCTATTTTACCACAATCAGGGAAACTTCGATTGCAATTGCCGTTACTTTGCTTTATACGGCTCCGGCATTTGTTGCAGTCCTTTCCAGGGTTTTCTTCGGGGAAAACCTGGGTGTAAAAAAACTTTTTTCTCTGGGGTTAACCCTTGTGGGGTGCGCTTTTGTGGCTGGTTATCTTCCAGGGATAGGGGATTCTCTTACCCTTTCATGGTCAGGGCTTCTCACAGGGTTGGGGGCAGGCTTTGGATATGCCCTCTACAGCATTTTCGGAAAAGCTGCTCTTGAAAAGTACCATACCATGACGATTGCAGCGTATACCTTCATTTTTGCAAGCCTTGCCCTTCTGCCTCTCGGCAACTTCGAAAATTCTGCAGGGGCTTTTTCCATAGGGGCTTTCTGGGTCTACCTCGCAGGACTGGGTTTTTTTCCCACCGTACTTGCCTATCTGCTTTACACAAAAGGACTTGAAGAAGTCGAGTCAAGCAGGGCATCCATAGTAGCAACCATCGAACCTGTTGTGGGCACCCTTGCAGGTTTTTTCATTTTCAGGGAAATACTGACAGGCTGGCAGGTAGCAGGGGTTCTGCTCGTACTTGTGGCAGTTGTAATGGTACAGGAACGAAAGTGA